A window of Peromyscus eremicus chromosome 7, PerEre_H2_v1, whole genome shotgun sequence contains these coding sequences:
- the Shisa5 gene encoding protein shisa-5 isoform X1: MGFGATVAIGVTIFVVFIATIIICFTCSCCCLYKMCCNRPRPVVTNTTTTTVVHTPYPQPPSVAPSYPGPTYQGYHPIPPQPGMPTAPYPTQYPPPYLAQPVGPPAYHESLAGGSAVPCSASQPPYNPAYMDPQRQFPEPAPTSLAAI; this comes from the exons GTTTGGAGCGACTGTCGCCATTGGCGTGACCATCTTTGTGGTGTTCATCGCCACCATCATCATATGCTTtacctgctcctgctgctgtctGTATAAGATGTGCTGTAACCGACCACGCC CCGTCGTGACCAACACCACAACCACTACTGTGGTTCATACTCCTTACCCTCAGCCTCCAAGTGTGGCCCCCAGCTACCCTGGACCAACGTACCAGGGCTACCACCCCATCCCCCCTCAGCCAGGAATGCCAACAGCACCCTACCCGACGCAGTACCCACCACCCTACCTGGCCCAGCCTGTGGGTCCACCAGCCTATCATGAGAGCTTGGCTG GAGGTTCAGCTGTACCCTGCtctgccagccagcctccatacAACCCGGCCTACATGGACCCCCAAAGGCAGTTCCCTGAGCCTGCTCCCACCTCTCTGGCTGCCATTTGA
- the Trex1 gene encoding three-prime repair exonuclease 1 produces MGSQALPHGPMQTLIFLDLEATGLPFSQPKVTELCLLAVHRYALENTSISRGQPPPVPRPPRVLDKLSLCIAPGKACSPAASEITGLSTAELEVNGRQCFDDNLADLLQAFLQRQPQPCCLVAHNGDRYDFPLLQAELAMLSTSSPLDGTFCVDSIAALKALEQPSSPSEHGPRKSYSLGSIYTRLYGQAPMDSHTAEGDVLALLSICQWKPRALLQWVDKHARPLSTVKPMYDTVATARPASPRPHAATATTSLATTNTSPSHRRSRRPKNLPPAKAAEAPSQELLAPLGLLAFLTLAVAILYGLFLASPGQ; encoded by the coding sequence ATGGGCTCACAGGCCCTGCCCCACGGTCCCATGCAGACCCTCATCTTCTTGGACCTGGAAGCCACTGGCCTGCCCTTCTCTCAGCCCAAGGTTACAGAGCTGTGCCTGCTGGCTGTCCACAGATATGCCCTGGAGAACACCTCCATCTCTAGGGGGCAGCCACCTCCAGTGCCCAGACCACCCCGTGTGCTGGACAAGCTCTCTCTGTGCATTGCTCCAGGGAAAGCCTGTAGCCCTGCAGCCAGTGAGATCACAGGGCTGAGCACAGCTGAGCTGGAAGTAAATGGGCGTCAATGCTTCGACGACAACTTGGCCGACCTGCTCCAAGCCTTCCTGCAGCGCCAGCCACAGCCCTGCTGCCTTGTGGCACACAATGGTGACCGCTATGACTTTCCCCTGCTCCAGGCGGAGCTTGCTATGCTGAGCACTAGCAGTCCTCTAGATGGTACCTTCTGTGTGGATAGCATTGCTGCCCTAAAGGCCTTGGAACAACCTAGCAGCCCCTCAGAGCATGGTCCAAGGAAGAGCTACAGCCTGGGCAGCATCTATACGCGCCTGTATGGGCAAGCACCAATGGACTCGCATACTGCTGAAGGTGACGTTCTAGCCCTGCTCAGCATCTGTCAGTGGAAGCCACGGGCCCTGCTGCAGTGGGTAGACAAACATGCCCGGCCCTTGAGCACCGTCAAGCCCATGTATGATACTGTAGCCACTGCTAGACCAGCCAGCCCAAGGCCACATGCCGCCACAGCCACTACATCCTTGGCCACAACCAACACAAGTCCCAGCCACCGCAGGAGCAGGCGACCCAAGAATCTTCCTCCAGCAAAGGCCGCAGAAGCCCCATCCCAGGAGTTGCTGGCCCCACTGGGCCTGCTGGCCTTCCTGACCTTGGCAGTAGCCATACTGTATGGACTCTTCTTGGCCTCACCTGGGCAGTAA